A window of Prolixibacter sp. SD074 contains these coding sequences:
- a CDS encoding glutamine synthetase III: MAIFRFKALGTLLERKPVCVPREANLTSDYYGKLVFNREKMKKYLSKEGYKAVTDAIDKGTTIDRKSADLVAVGMKAWALENGATHYTHWFHPLTDGTAEKHDAFIEYSELGGVVENFSGKLLAQQEPDASSFPSGGLRNTFEARGYTAWDVSSPAFIVGTTLCVPTVFISYTGEALDYKAPLLKAINAVDKAAVAVCQYYDKNVSKVQVNLGWEQEYFLVDEALFNARPDLILTGRTLMGHSSSKDQQLDDHYFGSIPERVSYFMRDLENEAYKLGIPVKTRHNEVAPNQFEIAPIFEEVNLANDHNQLIMDTMGRIARHHGFRVLLHEKPFAGINGSGKHNNWSLSTDTGVNLYSPGKNPKTNMQFLTFVVNTLKTLHDNQDLLRASILTAGNAHRLGANEAPPAIISAFLGTEVNKMLDYLEEAVVDRKMTPDEKTALKLDIGRIPEILLDNTDRNRTSPFAFTGNRFEFRAVGSSANCASAMIALNTALAKQLTVFRKDVDVIIESGVKKDEAIFQVLKKYIVECKNIRFDGNGYSEDWVEEAARRGLTNVRNVPEALDAYLTDKVVNLFGEMGIYTPKELEGRTEVEFEKFTKKIQIEARVLGDLAINHIVPTAIHYQTNLIENVQGLKNLFPESEFEKLAGARLDMIRTISGHVSNIKAKVSELIETRKVANAIENEREKAYAYDKTVRPFLDDIRYHIDKLELIVDDELWPLPKYRELLFAR, from the coding sequence ATGGCAATATTTAGATTTAAAGCCCTCGGGACACTTCTGGAAAGAAAACCCGTTTGTGTCCCCCGTGAAGCAAATCTCACTTCCGATTATTACGGAAAATTAGTTTTCAATCGGGAGAAGATGAAAAAGTACTTGTCGAAAGAAGGCTACAAAGCCGTAACCGACGCGATTGATAAAGGAACAACCATTGATCGTAAATCGGCCGATTTGGTAGCTGTAGGCATGAAAGCATGGGCGCTTGAAAATGGTGCAACACACTACACGCACTGGTTCCATCCGTTGACTGATGGTACCGCAGAGAAACACGATGCCTTTATTGAGTATTCGGAATTGGGTGGCGTTGTTGAGAATTTCTCAGGAAAATTACTGGCTCAGCAGGAACCTGATGCGTCGTCCTTCCCAAGTGGTGGTTTGAGAAATACGTTTGAAGCACGTGGTTATACGGCATGGGATGTTTCTTCTCCTGCATTTATTGTTGGGACTACCCTTTGTGTTCCTACTGTATTTATTTCGTACACCGGAGAAGCCCTCGACTATAAAGCTCCTTTGTTGAAAGCCATCAATGCCGTTGATAAAGCAGCCGTTGCGGTTTGTCAGTATTACGATAAGAATGTATCGAAAGTACAGGTTAACCTCGGATGGGAACAGGAATATTTCCTTGTTGATGAAGCGCTGTTCAATGCGCGTCCCGACCTGATTTTGACTGGCCGTACATTAATGGGACACTCATCGTCGAAAGATCAGCAGCTGGATGACCACTATTTCGGTTCTATTCCGGAAAGGGTATCTTATTTTATGCGCGATCTGGAAAATGAAGCATATAAACTGGGTATTCCGGTAAAAACCCGTCACAACGAGGTGGCTCCGAACCAGTTCGAGATAGCTCCGATTTTTGAGGAGGTTAACCTGGCCAACGATCACAACCAGCTAATCATGGACACCATGGGCCGGATTGCCCGTCATCACGGTTTCCGTGTACTTCTTCATGAAAAACCATTTGCCGGAATTAACGGTTCCGGAAAACATAATAACTGGTCGCTTTCAACAGATACCGGCGTGAACCTCTATTCTCCCGGGAAAAATCCAAAAACGAATATGCAGTTCCTGACCTTCGTGGTCAACACGTTGAAAACGTTGCATGATAACCAGGATTTGCTCCGCGCATCGATTTTGACTGCAGGTAATGCCCACCGTTTGGGTGCCAACGAAGCTCCGCCCGCCATTATCTCTGCTTTTCTGGGAACGGAAGTAAACAAGATGCTCGATTATCTGGAAGAAGCGGTCGTTGACCGGAAGATGACTCCGGATGAAAAAACAGCATTGAAATTAGATATCGGTCGCATTCCCGAAATTCTTTTGGACAACACCGACCGTAACCGTACTTCACCATTCGCCTTCACCGGAAACCGTTTCGAGTTTCGCGCGGTAGGTTCTTCCGCAAACTGCGCATCAGCGATGATTGCATTGAACACGGCTTTGGCAAAACAGCTGACTGTGTTCAGGAAGGATGTGGATGTGATTATTGAAAGCGGGGTAAAGAAAGACGAAGCTATCTTCCAGGTACTGAAAAAGTACATCGTTGAATGTAAAAATATCCGTTTCGACGGTAATGGTTATAGCGAAGACTGGGTAGAAGAAGCAGCCCGCCGTGGTTTGACCAACGTAAGAAACGTACCGGAAGCGCTGGATGCTTACCTGACAGATAAGGTTGTAAACCTTTTCGGTGAAATGGGCATTTATACACCCAAAGAGCTGGAGGGCCGTACCGAGGTTGAATTTGAGAAATTCACCAAGAAAATCCAGATTGAAGCTCGTGTGTTAGGTGATTTGGCTATTAATCACATTGTGCCGACTGCCATCCATTATCAGACGAACTTGATTGAGAATGTTCAGGGACTGAAAAATCTCTTCCCTGAAAGTGAGTTTGAGAAGCTGGCTGGCGCCCGTTTGGATATGATTCGTACCATTTCCGGACATGTTTCCAACATTAAAGCGAAGGTGTCTGAATTGATTGAAACACGTAAAGTAGCCAATGCTATCGAGAATGAGCGTGAAAAAGCTTACGCTTATGACAAAACGGTACGTCCGTTCCTTGATGATATTCGCTACCACATCGACAAATTGGAACTGATTGTTGATGACGAATTATGGCCATTGCCTAAGTATCGTGAATTACTTTTTGCAAGATAA
- a CDS encoding OmpA family protein — protein MKFNSSLFVFLSVLMLTIVLGGCKASRKLSKSNKSYEIGEYYRSIEQYRKTYRKTKNRAVKAEIQFHIAEAYKYIGEYKRAAGFYKTAIIRGYSDPIAILHYADVLRANEEYDEAIANYQLYLKSQPGDQHALNGIASCDRTPRWLENPTRFQIEDLKSLNSKSSDYAGVYPGGHENQVVFTSSRKGATGRRDSPITGHLYGDIFHSYYDKQKGRWEKPALVDENLTVDTGDDEGAASFGSRGTTMFFTRCRYDKTKSMGAEIYTSSETGGTWSEPVRVELVGDTLLIAHPSLSADRRTLYFVSDMPGGMGGKDIWKAKGTPGAWGKPENMGPAINTPGNEMFPFIRDNGELYFSSDYRVGMGGLDIFKAVKDDKGQWKVENMKAPINSPGDDFAIYFIPGEDRGLFSTNRKGTRGDDIFSFVLPPKIFEIDGDVVDKETGNRLRNATIRLIGTDGTMLRLNADNGKFKFRLNPETEYVVAAFKKGYLNAKANETTIGLKDSKTFDVSLALTPTGAPIRVDNIYFDFGKWDLLPESKNALDSLVQILVQNPTVTIELMAHTDCRGEAQFNFELSQKRAESVVNYLVANGISPVRLLAKGYGETAPKTVTRKLAEKYSFLKRGDELTCDFINQLPTEEEQESCHQINRRTEFRVLSTDYREKFAPSPKE, from the coding sequence ATGAAATTTAATTCCTCTTTGTTTGTTTTTTTATCGGTATTGATGTTGACGATTGTGTTAGGTGGATGCAAGGCCTCCCGGAAATTGTCAAAATCAAATAAATCCTATGAAATAGGGGAGTATTATCGATCCATTGAGCAGTACCGGAAAACCTATCGAAAGACCAAAAACCGGGCAGTAAAGGCCGAGATTCAGTTTCATATTGCTGAAGCCTATAAATACATTGGGGAGTATAAACGAGCCGCCGGTTTTTACAAAACAGCAATTATCCGTGGTTATTCCGATCCCATTGCAATTCTTCATTATGCCGATGTGTTGAGGGCCAATGAGGAATATGATGAGGCAATTGCCAATTATCAGTTGTATCTTAAGTCGCAGCCCGGCGATCAACATGCATTGAACGGGATTGCATCGTGTGACAGGACGCCCAGGTGGCTGGAAAATCCAACTCGTTTTCAGATAGAAGATTTAAAATCATTGAATTCAAAGTCCAGCGATTATGCCGGAGTATATCCCGGAGGCCATGAAAACCAGGTTGTGTTCACCTCTTCGCGCAAAGGCGCAACCGGACGTCGTGATAGCCCGATTACCGGACACCTTTACGGTGACATTTTTCACTCCTATTACGACAAGCAAAAAGGTCGTTGGGAAAAGCCAGCGCTGGTTGATGAGAATCTGACTGTTGATACAGGTGATGACGAAGGAGCAGCATCTTTCGGTTCGCGTGGGACAACCATGTTTTTTACCCGCTGTCGCTACGACAAAACCAAGTCGATGGGAGCGGAAATATACACCAGTTCCGAGACCGGAGGAACATGGTCGGAGCCGGTTAGGGTTGAACTGGTAGGCGATACCTTGTTGATTGCTCATCCGTCCTTGTCAGCTGATCGGAGGACGCTTTATTTCGTTTCGGATATGCCTGGAGGTATGGGCGGTAAAGATATTTGGAAAGCAAAAGGAACTCCCGGAGCCTGGGGAAAACCCGAAAACATGGGACCGGCCATCAATACGCCCGGGAATGAAATGTTTCCGTTTATCCGCGATAACGGGGAATTGTATTTCTCTTCCGATTACCGTGTGGGAATGGGTGGGCTCGATATTTTTAAAGCCGTGAAGGATGACAAAGGGCAATGGAAAGTTGAGAATATGAAAGCGCCCATCAACTCACCAGGCGACGATTTTGCCATCTATTTTATTCCCGGAGAGGACAGGGGGCTGTTTTCGACCAATAGGAAAGGTACCCGTGGTGATGATATTTTCTCGTTTGTGCTTCCGCCGAAGATTTTTGAAATCGATGGAGATGTGGTTGACAAGGAAACCGGCAATCGGCTGAGGAACGCGACCATTCGCTTGATCGGTACTGATGGGACCATGTTGCGGTTAAATGCCGATAACGGAAAGTTCAAATTCAGACTTAATCCGGAAACAGAATATGTGGTGGCTGCTTTCAAGAAAGGCTACCTCAATGCCAAAGCCAATGAAACAACCATTGGCTTGAAGGACAGCAAAACGTTTGATGTTAGCCTGGCACTCACTCCAACCGGTGCCCCGATTAGGGTCGACAATATCTACTTCGATTTCGGAAAATGGGATCTGTTGCCTGAATCGAAAAATGCGCTTGACAGTTTGGTACAAATCCTGGTACAAAACCCGACAGTTACTATCGAATTAATGGCGCATACCGATTGCCGCGGTGAGGCACAATTCAATTTCGAGCTTTCGCAGAAGAGGGCAGAATCAGTTGTGAATTACCTGGTGGCAAACGGTATCTCTCCAGTCAGGCTGCTTGCCAAAGGTTATGGGGAAACGGCACCCAAAACGGTTACCCGGAAATTGGCTGAGAAATACAGTTTCCTGAAAAGAGGAGATGAACTAACCTGCGATTTCATTAACCAATTACCAACCGAAGAAGAGCAGGAAAGCTGCCATCAAATTAATCGTCGCACCGAATTCAGGGTGCTTTCGACGGATTATCGTGAGAAATTTGCACCGTCACCCAAGGAGTAA
- a CDS encoding AIR synthase related protein yields the protein MGSDTRYNRRGVSASKEDVHNAIKHIDKGLFPKAFCKIVPDYLSGDPDYCNIMHADGAGTKSSLAYLYWKETGDLSVWKGIAQDAIIMNLDDLLCVGATDNILLSSTIGRNRNNVPGEVISAIIKGTEELCAELREQGISIYPTGGETADVGDLVRTIIVDSTVTCRMRREDVISADNIRPGNVIVGLSSSGQAIYEKEYNGGMGSNGLTSARHDVFAHYLAEKYPESFDPSVPDDLVYSGGCRLTDAIENVGLDAGKLVLSPTRTYAPVIRKVLEKYRSRVFGMIHCSGGAQTKVLHFVDNVHVVKDNMFPVPPLFKLIKEQSGTEWQEMYKVFNMGHRFELYVGPDVAESIIAIAKEFNIDAQIVGRVGKHEGKKLTIQSAFGTFAYH from the coding sequence ATGGGCAGCGATACCAGATACAACCGGCGTGGTGTTTCGGCATCGAAAGAAGATGTGCACAACGCCATCAAGCACATCGATAAGGGACTTTTCCCGAAAGCATTCTGCAAAATAGTTCCGGACTACCTGAGCGGCGATCCCGATTATTGCAACATTATGCATGCTGATGGGGCAGGGACCAAATCATCACTGGCCTACCTTTATTGGAAAGAAACCGGTGACTTGTCGGTTTGGAAAGGCATTGCACAGGATGCCATTATCATGAACCTGGATGATCTGCTCTGTGTGGGAGCTACCGACAATATCCTGCTCTCATCCACCATCGGGCGTAACAGGAACAATGTTCCCGGCGAAGTGATTTCGGCTATTATTAAAGGAACGGAAGAATTATGTGCAGAACTGCGCGAACAAGGAATTTCCATTTATCCGACTGGTGGTGAAACAGCCGATGTGGGCGATTTGGTCCGTACCATTATCGTCGACTCTACGGTTACCTGCCGGATGAGACGCGAAGATGTGATTTCAGCCGATAACATCCGTCCGGGTAATGTAATTGTCGGGTTGTCTTCTTCAGGGCAAGCCATTTACGAGAAAGAATACAACGGAGGAATGGGCAGCAACGGATTGACATCAGCCCGCCACGATGTTTTTGCCCATTACCTGGCCGAAAAATATCCCGAAAGTTTCGATCCTTCTGTTCCGGACGATTTGGTTTATTCTGGCGGATGCCGATTAACGGATGCCATCGAAAATGTAGGCCTGGATGCCGGCAAGCTTGTGCTTTCACCAACGCGTACCTATGCACCGGTTATTCGCAAAGTACTGGAGAAATACAGAAGCCGGGTTTTCGGGATGATTCATTGTTCGGGCGGGGCACAAACCAAGGTACTGCATTTTGTCGATAATGTGCATGTGGTAAAGGACAACATGTTTCCGGTCCCTCCGCTGTTTAAGCTCATCAAAGAACAAAGCGGAACCGAGTGGCAGGAGATGTACAAGGTATTTAATATGGGGCATCGTTTCGAGCTGTATGTAGGGCCTGATGTTGCTGAAAGCATTATCGCGATAGCCAAAGAATTTAATATTGATGCGCAAATTGTTGGGCGTGTTGGAAAACATGAAGGCAAGAAACTAACCATTCAATCGGCATTTGGCACTTTTGCATACCATTAG
- the prfA gene encoding peptide chain release factor 1 has translation MSYNKLLDKFESIQIRFEEVGKQITDPDVMKDMKRYVKLNQEYKQLDSLVNAFSEYKKVLQNIKDAREMLAEESDEDVREMAREELESNEAKVDEMEENIKLLLVPADPEDSKNAILEIRGGTGGDEAAIFAGDLFRMYSKYCDAKGWRVEITHYTEGTSGGYKEIVARVSGEGVYGVLKYESGVHRVQRVPQTETQGRVHTSAATVAVLPEAEEFDVEVKESDIRKDTYCSSGPGGQSVNTTYSAIRLTHIPTGIVVTCQDEKSQLKNLDKAMTELRSRIYNMEYQKYLDDVASRRKTMVSTGDRSAKIRTYNYPQGRVTDHRIGLTLYNLSAIMDGDIEEVIDKLRVEENAQRLKESEL, from the coding sequence ATGTCATATAACAAACTTTTAGATAAATTTGAAAGTATCCAAATACGTTTTGAAGAAGTTGGTAAGCAAATTACCGACCCGGACGTGATGAAGGATATGAAACGGTACGTCAAGCTGAATCAGGAATACAAACAGCTTGATTCGCTGGTAAACGCATTTTCAGAATACAAAAAGGTACTTCAGAACATTAAGGATGCCCGCGAAATGTTGGCCGAAGAAAGTGACGAAGATGTTCGGGAAATGGCCCGTGAAGAATTGGAAAGCAACGAGGCTAAAGTGGATGAGATGGAAGAAAACATCAAGTTGCTTTTGGTTCCGGCTGATCCGGAAGACAGTAAAAATGCCATCCTGGAAATTCGTGGTGGAACCGGGGGAGACGAAGCTGCCATTTTTGCCGGCGACCTATTCCGCATGTACTCCAAATATTGCGATGCAAAGGGTTGGAGAGTTGAAATTACGCACTACACCGAAGGTACATCGGGCGGTTACAAGGAAATTGTGGCCAGGGTTTCCGGTGAAGGTGTATATGGAGTGTTGAAATATGAGTCCGGGGTGCATCGCGTTCAACGCGTTCCACAAACCGAAACGCAGGGACGTGTTCATACATCTGCAGCGACCGTGGCCGTTCTTCCCGAAGCAGAAGAGTTTGATGTGGAGGTGAAGGAAAGCGACATTCGGAAAGATACTTACTGTTCTTCAGGTCCGGGCGGGCAGAGTGTGAACACTACCTATTCAGCCATTCGTTTAACCCATATTCCTACCGGCATTGTGGTAACTTGTCAGGATGAAAAATCGCAGTTGAAGAACCTGGACAAAGCCATGACGGAATTGCGTTCCCGGATTTACAACATGGAATACCAGAAGTATCTCGATGATGTGGCATCACGAAGAAAAACCATGGTTTCGACTGGAGATCGTTCAGCAAAAATACGTACCTACAACTACCCCCAGGGACGTGTTACCGACCATCGAATTGGTTTAACACTTTATAATCTCTCCGCCATTATGGATGGCGATATTGAGGAAGTAATCGATAAGCTGCGCGTTGAAGAAAATGCACAAAGATTGAAGGAGAGCGAGCTGTAA
- the pyrF gene encoding orotidine-5'-phosphate decarboxylase produces MNTEQLFENIKRKGSYLCVGLDTDIRKIPRYLLDATDPVFAFNKEIIDATADVAVAYKPNLAFYEMLGVQGWSSLGKTANYIRHNYPDIFIIADAKRGDIGNTASMYARAFFDHLDFDAVTVAPYMGEDSVKPFLTYLDRWVVLLALTSNKGAFDFQFMEDKETGEKLFEKVLNTSSQWGTNENMMYVVGATKAEELAGIRQIIPNHFLLVPGVGAQGGSLAEVSKYGMNGRCGLLVNLSRAIIYASDGEDFAEKARENALKVAAEMKEILKLHKLI; encoded by the coding sequence ATGAATACCGAACAATTATTTGAAAACATCAAACGAAAAGGTTCATACTTGTGTGTAGGACTGGATACTGACATCCGAAAAATTCCACGATACTTACTTGACGCAACTGATCCGGTATTTGCTTTCAACAAAGAAATTATTGATGCCACAGCTGATGTGGCAGTCGCCTACAAGCCGAATTTAGCTTTTTATGAAATGCTGGGAGTGCAGGGCTGGAGCAGTCTGGGAAAAACGGCCAACTACATTCGGCATAATTATCCTGATATTTTTATCATTGCCGATGCCAAACGGGGGGATATTGGCAATACTGCCTCGATGTATGCCCGGGCCTTTTTTGACCACCTCGATTTTGACGCTGTTACGGTAGCTCCTTACATGGGTGAAGATTCAGTAAAACCATTTTTGACTTACCTCGATCGTTGGGTCGTTTTGCTGGCGCTTACTTCCAACAAAGGGGCCTTTGATTTCCAGTTTATGGAAGATAAGGAGACCGGGGAGAAATTATTCGAAAAGGTTTTGAATACTTCCAGTCAATGGGGGACCAACGAAAACATGATGTATGTGGTAGGTGCCACCAAAGCAGAAGAACTGGCCGGAATACGTCAAATTATCCCAAATCATTTTTTACTGGTACCGGGTGTTGGGGCTCAGGGTGGAAGCCTGGCAGAGGTTTCAAAATACGGAATGAACGGGCGATGTGGATTGCTGGTGAATTTATCAAGGGCAATTATATACGCTTCGGATGGCGAGGATTTTGCAGAAAAGGCAAGGGAAAACGCACTGAAAGTAGCGGCTGAAATGAAAGAAATACTAAAACTACACAAGCTGATATAA
- the nhaD gene encoding sodium:proton antiporter NhaD, whose amino-acid sequence MVMVIVMTLVFLIGYSGIILENEIKVNKAASALIMSVIIWIVYVAGGDQILSVGYSHSWHNYLSEFNGPITQEVLNNFIVNHELLPHLSDTASILLFLLGAMGIVEIIDRFQGFRVLTEQIRTRDKVKLLWVLGLLGFFLSAVLDNLTTTIVMISLIRKLINKAEDRWIFASIVVIAANAGGAWSPIGDVTTILLWIGGQITAAYIIKAIFLPSLANILVPLIIVSFFVKGSDEGPEDTGVESKEFTAPWERRFILALGVAALVFVPVFKTFTHLPPYLGMMLGLGVLWITTDIMLRAHPHEDKRILSVSRIVRQLDAPTILYYAGILTTVAALSSSGLLDLVAMKMDSGVGNIYGIDMLIGMLSSLIDNASLVAASMGMYDIASPGATGYLSTFIVNGDFWTFLAYTAGTGGSMLIIGSAAGVAAMSMENISFGWYFKRMSGLAFLGYLAGAALFYFGL is encoded by the coding sequence ATGGTAATGGTGATTGTGATGACATTGGTTTTTCTCATTGGATATTCCGGAATTATCCTTGAGAATGAAATCAAAGTGAACAAGGCGGCTTCGGCACTCATAATGAGTGTTATAATTTGGATTGTTTATGTGGCAGGAGGCGACCAAATCCTTTCGGTGGGGTACAGTCACTCGTGGCATAATTATCTTTCCGAATTTAATGGTCCGATAACCCAAGAGGTACTCAATAACTTTATTGTCAATCATGAGTTGTTGCCCCATTTGTCCGATACGGCGAGTATTTTGCTCTTCCTGCTCGGAGCCATGGGAATTGTTGAGATCATCGACCGTTTCCAGGGGTTCAGAGTTTTGACCGAGCAAATTAGAACCAGGGACAAGGTAAAACTGCTTTGGGTACTTGGCCTGTTGGGATTCTTCCTGTCAGCAGTGCTCGACAACCTGACCACTACCATTGTCATGATTTCACTCATCCGGAAGCTGATAAACAAAGCCGAGGATCGGTGGATATTTGCCAGTATTGTGGTGATTGCAGCTAACGCAGGTGGAGCGTGGTCTCCGATTGGTGATGTGACCACCATCCTGCTCTGGATTGGCGGACAGATCACGGCAGCCTATATCATTAAAGCCATCTTTTTGCCCAGTTTGGCAAACATCCTGGTTCCGTTGATTATTGTTTCATTTTTTGTAAAAGGTTCGGATGAAGGGCCCGAAGATACAGGAGTAGAATCAAAGGAATTTACAGCTCCGTGGGAAAGAAGGTTTATCCTGGCGCTGGGCGTGGCAGCATTGGTATTTGTTCCTGTATTTAAAACTTTTACTCACTTACCACCCTATTTGGGAATGATGTTGGGGCTGGGAGTATTGTGGATTACAACGGATATCATGTTGCGGGCCCATCCGCACGAGGATAAAAGAATCCTGAGTGTAAGCCGAATTGTTCGTCAGCTCGACGCACCGACAATTCTTTACTACGCAGGTATTTTGACTACGGTTGCAGCTTTGTCTTCATCAGGTTTACTTGACCTGGTCGCCATGAAAATGGATAGTGGCGTAGGAAACATTTATGGTATTGATATGTTAATCGGGATGTTGTCCTCGTTAATCGACAATGCTTCACTTGTTGCGGCTTCCATGGGAATGTATGACATTGCTTCGCCGGGTGCAACCGGTTATCTTTCAACGTTTATAGTAAATGGTGATTTCTGGACATTCCTGGCTTACACAGCGGGGACCGGAGGGTCGATGTTGATTATTGGTTCAGCTGCCGGGGTAGCTGCCATGAGTATGGAAAATATCAGTTTTGGATGGTATTTTAAACGAATGTCAGGCTTGGCATTTCTGGGTTATTTGGCGGGAGCCGCACTTTTTTATTTCGGACTTTAG
- the nhaD gene encoding sodium:proton antiporter NhaD — protein MFELMAIIFLVGYAGIIFEHEIRINKAGTALIIGSLMWAVYAIGGPDILSLGYSHSWHEFISQHPESTSPEVVREFVTEHELFDHLSEISSIVLFLLGAMGIVEVVDRFQGFRVITDQITTRDRVKLMWLITILSFFMSAVLDNLTTTIVMITLTRKILRKPENRWIFASMIVIAANAGGAWSPIGDVTTIMLWIGEQITTGHIVKSVFLPSLVSMLVPLIIASIFMKGETERPELTDEDTREFTSPGERKFIFFLGVGALLFVPVFKTITHLPPYLGMLLGLGVIWLITDLMLKNRSHEDKRMLSVSRIVRNLDAPTILFFAGILTAVASLSSAGHLDIVSRFLDVHVGNIFGINLFIGALSSIVDNVPLVAGAMGMYGIAPTGAEGYLADFVQDGQFWTFLAYCAGTGGSMLIIGSAAGVAAMGMEQIHFGWYARKISWIALLGYLAGAGTYYVQSVIF, from the coding sequence ATGTTTGAATTAATGGCAATTATTTTTCTCGTGGGATATGCTGGAATTATTTTTGAGCACGAGATACGAATAAATAAAGCAGGCACAGCCTTAATCATTGGCTCGCTTATGTGGGCCGTGTATGCCATCGGTGGGCCTGATATTCTTTCGTTAGGTTACAGTCACAGTTGGCACGAGTTTATTTCACAACACCCCGAATCCACCTCTCCGGAGGTTGTGAGAGAGTTTGTTACCGAACACGAACTGTTCGATCACCTCTCCGAAATCTCATCCATCGTGTTGTTTCTGCTTGGTGCCATGGGGATTGTCGAGGTGGTAGACCGTTTTCAGGGATTCCGTGTAATTACCGATCAGATTACGACCCGCGATCGTGTTAAGCTGATGTGGTTAATCACTATTCTGTCCTTCTTCATGTCGGCCGTGTTGGATAACCTGACGACCACCATCGTAATGATTACCCTTACCAGGAAAATTCTGCGAAAGCCCGAAAACCGGTGGATTTTTGCCAGTATGATTGTTATTGCGGCTAATGCCGGAGGCGCCTGGTCGCCTATTGGTGACGTAACAACAATAATGTTGTGGATTGGTGAACAGATTACAACAGGACATATTGTTAAATCAGTATTCTTGCCCAGCTTGGTCAGTATGCTGGTGCCACTCATTATTGCTTCGATCTTTATGAAGGGTGAGACAGAACGGCCGGAATTGACAGACGAAGACACGAGGGAATTTACCTCGCCAGGAGAACGGAAGTTTATTTTCTTTCTGGGAGTAGGTGCGCTGTTATTCGTGCCGGTGTTTAAAACCATCACCCATCTGCCTCCATACCTGGGGATGTTGCTTGGTTTAGGGGTAATCTGGTTGATTACTGATTTAATGTTGAAGAATCGTTCTCACGAGGATAAACGTATGCTGAGCGTGAGCCGGATTGTTCGTAACCTCGATGCTCCGACCATTCTATTCTTTGCAGGTATTCTGACTGCAGTAGCCAGCTTGTCGTCTGCAGGTCATCTCGATATTGTATCCAGGTTCCTTGATGTTCATGTAGGAAATATCTTTGGCATTAATTTATTTATCGGAGCGCTTTCATCCATTGTTGATAACGTGCCGCTGGTTGCGGGAGCCATGGGAATGTATGGTATTGCTCCTACCGGTGCTGAAGGTTATCTGGCAGATTTCGTACAGGATGGTCAGTTCTGGACATTCCTTGCGTATTGTGCCGGTACAGGGGGTTCCATGCTAATTATTGGTTCGGCCGCCGGTGTCGCAGCGATGGGTATGGAACAGATTCATTTCGGTTGGTATGCCCGTAAGATTTCCTGGATCGCGTTACTGGGATATTTAGCTGGAGCAGGTACCTACTACGTGCAATCCGTTATATTTTAA